From Aquarana catesbeiana isolate 2022-GZ linkage group LG05, ASM4218655v1, whole genome shotgun sequence:
TAGAGTTAAAGATGTATTTCTAGCTTTGATGTCTGTCTGAGCCTTTGGCTCCTGTCTGGCTTTTAGTGCCCGTTAGCAGGCATATCTTCCCAGCCTTGCGAAGAATGTTCCATTATTTGTGTGGACGCTGCACTTCTCGGTTTTATCTTTTTGCCTCTTGCAGACAAGCTTTGTTTGCAAAAAGCACAGAGCATGCTAACCTGCAGGTATCTGCAAACAAACCGCCGTGCACAGCCTAAAGGTTTGTCACGGCAATTGACCTTTTGAAACATTTTAATTGTTTAACTCTAGTGGAAATTGATTTTATTTCCCTTTTTGGTGTTTAATGTTTGAAGGCTGGGTTGGTTTTATGTGGGTAtgtaaaaacaagcaaaaaaattattaaattccCTTTAAAAAAAGTATACCTGTCACTTGAGAAAAGTGGGTTCTTCATTTAGTGGTCCATTCCTAAAAAATTCGAGTTGCGTTGCAGTTAGTCCAAAAACTAGAAGTAGCATGCAAGAAATCTTTGCAGTTCCTTAGCGCTCAGAATGGATTAAAACAAAGTACCAGCAAAATgtccaggcagctagcattttgtGGGGGATTTCTGCAGTGGCAGCCCATAGGTATTGCTCATTACAGATGTCTGAGTATGTTGACCTTTAGAGGGACTTCAGTCTTccagaagaataaaaaaataatgtatgtTCTTATCGCTCTTCCTACATTGGGTATTTGTTTATTAGTAATGGCCTGTCAAAAATTGAAATCCTTACCCGAACTGGTACTCTTGAATGGCTGGCGGCAGCCATGTTGGCTACTGGCATCTGAAGCCTCAAGctattctcttcctgtattttgtgcAGCTGGCTACGCAGCATGCACAGCCCAATCTCACACGCATAGAGTGTTTACTCTATGCGGGGCAACGGAGGATGCctgttgactcctgggattgatgacatcaatatcccaggagtcaacGGAAATGAAGTACGTCAGTGGTGGGTGTTTTTACTAAAGGCTTATGCCAAAAATTTAAAATTCTCCAAATATTTTAGACAGAGGCAATAGCTACTGATAAGGACCTGGTTGTTTGGTAGGATGAAGCTCCACTTTTTAAGTGTATAGCTGGtgacttttttttccctgctgACAGTGAAAGAGGCTCCTAAAATGTTTTATGTGTGGTGTTTTCTCATGTCAGTTTAAACTGTCCATCACAAATGTGGACCAATATTATGACGTTGTTTAGGACTGCTAAAGAAGGTCTTAAACTGATGGCGTGTACAGGGCACTTTAGGCTCAATTCACTAATTGACagctatttttaatttctttttgttgCTTTTGTATACTAATTTATTTTTCATTCTCTTGCAGGTTCTGGTGGCAGGTATCAACATGAAAGCACAAGAAACCTTATCACAAAGGTCCAGGAGCTTAATTCCTCCAAGGAACTGTGGTTCAGAGCAGCGGTCATTGCTGTCCCTATAGCCGGTGGACTAATATTGGTGCTTCTTATAATGCTTGCACTCCGTATGCTCCGCAGCGAGAACAAGAGACTACAAGATCAGAGGCAGCAGATGCTGTCCAGACTACACTACAGTTTTCATGGGCACCACTCCAAGAAAGGACAAGTAGCCAAGTTAGACTTGGAGTGCATGGTGCCCGTGACCGGGCATGAAAACTGTTGCTTGACCTGTGATAAAATGAGGCATACAGACCTTGGCAATGACAAAATAATTTCCCTGGTTCACTGGGGGATGTACAGTGGACATGGCAAGCTGGAGTTTGTATGACCATGTTGGAAATCTTGGTCCGGTAGAGTCTCTGCTGGGTAGAAGCACTTTATCTTTGAACACAAACTGTTATCCTAAGAGGAGGAAGTTGGAATCTTCTGCACAGCAGGATGCTTGATGTTTCTGGTGGAAGGTTCCAAAAGATATCTTATTTGCACAGATCGAAGCGTTTGAGAGGGGGGGGACTCTTTTGTACTATGTGGGTTTATTGATGAGACGCCAGATGTAGAAGAGTTGTACACACTGTCACCAAGGTTTTCTAACTTTTTAGGGAGCCAATATTGGTAAATGAAATAAACTGTACACAATGTACACATTTCTATATATGTTTAATGTAaagaatttttaaatatatattttgtctGAAATCGTCTTTGGTTTTGTGTGTTTTTGGCCCTCCATCGATTTACAGCTGTGTGTTGGGCAGAGTATGGATTTTTCCgtgtacaatttttttatttttaaaaattccttCTCTTGACTTTTCCCAAGCTTAAATTATCCAAAGCAAAAACTTTCTGATAGCGCTGGGAAGGGTTCAAGGTAAACTTTATTCAATGCAGTTTCTTGTGAATGAACTACGAATACCGTTTGCCATTGcgacagatggcttgtagttctcaaactgCGAAGTTCCTGGTTAGCGCTCTTGTAGTTAAATTGATTCTTCCTAGACTTCATCAGTTGTCTGCCTGTACAGGCAAATAGCTGAGAGTGTGCAGGATCCTGGATTTGCACCCACGATCCGTTGGTCGTGGGTGCAATActttttgcagcaaaaaaaaaaaaaatgtattcattcccTCCGCTCCTATTTGGGCTTTTAAGGACCATGGTCAACAGAACAAATTGAGAAAGAAATCTAGATGGCAGGGGTTCTAACATCACTctttccaaagcaaaaaaaaaaaaagcttggcttTCATTATAGATTGTCCTTTTctgctttttttcagttttttgattTGGACCGTGCCATTGTTCTTGTAAAAAAACAGTGCCAAGTGGGAGGGTCTGCCTACTACAAATTaaaacccccccccttctttttttttttttttttttttttttttacgcttatgCCCCGGGTCACACacgggtcggactttgttcggacattccgacaacaaaatcataggatttttttttccgacggatgttggctcaaacttgttttgcgtacacacggtcacacaaagttgttggaaaatccgatcattctaaacgcggtgacgtaaaacacgtacgtcggaactataaacggggcagtggccaatagctttcatccctttatttattctgagcatgcgtggcactttgtccgtcggatttgtgtacacacgatcggaatttccgacaatggattttgttgccggaaaattttatatcctgctctcaaactttgtgggtcggaaaatctgatggaaaatgtgtgatgagcctacacacggtcggaatttccgacaacaaggtcctatcacacattttccgttggaaaatccgaccgtgtgtacggggcattagtctctcgCCAGCAAGTAGATCTAAGGTGTAAGCTGGGGATTCTATGTCAAGCTCTAGAAAATGCAGCAAGCCCAATACATTAGTCGGGGATGAGAATGCTAAGAAAGCCTATTCACAAATCAAGTGCAGTTGCCATGGTTACAAGGGAGAGtcaaattttttacaatttaaaaaaaaagcatattataAATTGAATATATAAATGATTTTTGTACTAGTTACATTGTTTATAAGGATTGTAGAGGCCTTCCTTAAAGTCTGCGGTGGATTGTGTTTGGGAGGGCGGAACTCGTGGAGCaactattaggctactttcacactgagccctTTTTTCaggcgctgctaaaaatagcgcctgaaactcctcccctgcaaccccagtgtgagagcctgagtgctttcacgctggggcggtgtgcttgcaggaggagaaaaaaagccctgcaagcagcatctctggggcatTGCGGGAGGgatgaaatcaatggccagcgctgccaaagcgctttagCAGCGGcacttttaatccttttttttggctgctagttaaaagcgccctgctagaggCATGAAAGTGactctaaaactagcggcgctttactgcagaTGCCCGCCctggtgtgaaagtgcccttaggttGAAACTAGCTCCCCTATGTAAcaataatgtacttcttttgcaaaaaacaaaacgCTTTCCACGCTTGcctcactctcttcatggctgTTCAAAAGCGCTTATCcattacttctgtcttacttcctggtcagactttaggtcatgacacagtaAGGAGTTGactagctgatctcattagcacacccaGTGTTCCATCAGAATAGATAACAGATGTGACGTTCCATTAACTGCGCATGTATCCACCAGTACCAGGTTTTCTAATCTCAGACTAGATGTAAAAATTAAAACTCTGATAGAGTAACCATTAAACCATCAAAGTGGCGCTCCCATTAGTCAATTGATATAAAACTGACAGGCTAGTACAAAATCACTACTATGTACATAAAGATTTTGAAGCGAACAAAACTAGcaataaatcaaaagtccctagTGAATATATAAGGTGTAAACAGCAGGTAGTTGAGTGTACCATTCACCAAACACTTTTCCACTGCGTGCTCCACACACCCTAAAGGGGTTCAAACTCGCCAAAACATGGAGGTTATCAAGCCCCAATCAACATCCTGTGGTCTGTTAATCTGGATATCCTCATAGGGTAGCTCAAACCATCTCCGAAATCCACAATCACTGCCTGCTTAGGGACTTGGCCTCCCCGGAGCCGCCACTCAATACCTTTTTCCTACATCACCCCGGAACGTTGTACACGCCGAGGCCGCGATCATGCAAGTCCGGGGATTGACCCTCAATCCCCGGACTTGGGTGAaaacttccgttacctaatctaaAGGGTTTGATGGCACACCTGCATCTACCCTTCAGCTGGTCAAATCCTTCCTGTggcatgacctaaagtctgtccaggaagttaGGCAGAAGTAatagtgtggggtttttttttttttttttaagccatgaaggcaggtaagcatgtgtagaattaatggaaagctgttttatttgtgCAAAAGTACATTAacgctatattggtacataggggagctggaataagTGCATGAAGCTTGATAATATAAAGTTATATTGCAGCTGACCAGTCCATGTATATGTGATGGCTTCATTTAGTTTTTAGACTCCAATGAAAGTCAGAAAACAGAGggaaggatttactaaaactggtgcagttgTACATAGTAACAAATTggattctaactttagcttgttcaattaagctttgacaattttGCCCTCGTTCACTGCGGCTTCAAAATCATaggacttcatctgaaatcgcacgatttcaaagatGCATGTCAGTGTGACTTGGAAGACATTTGTGCggcttcatgtacagatgtctatgcaaatcgtatccgaaatcgccaaaagtagtgcaggaactactttttcaaatcgatccTGCACTGCAAAGTTGATGTCGCACCAATTTGAAAAGTGCGATTGCTGGAAATAGGGTGTGACTTGACCAGATCGCATGACCTGTTGCTCCAAAGTGAGCAAGGgctaaaatctagaagctgattgttcCTTATTGCTAGACCAACTTTTCAGAAGCCGATATCTGCAATGGTAACTAATATAATTTTCCCATTAATATTTTACTATCGGAATAAAAGTCAGCAGGAAACCAGCAAAAATCAGGTTATGTGGACTTGGATTTACCTTGTTGATATACTGCAGTACATGCACTGAAAGGTACAAATCACTTCCCAGCAGGGTCAACATTTTGTAGATTGAAGAGGGACTACAACTGAACAGAGTACACAGGGTCTCGTGCTATAGGGGTTGATTTTTttactaagccctggttcacattggtacgatttgacacgtcaaatcggCAGCAATGGTACCGTCCTAATCtttgtgacactgtatttgcggtgccgcactgatttcaaaaagtagtttctgtactactttttgcatttTCAGGCTGCGATTTAAATTGACATCCGTGcaaaaacctgcacagatgtctcggaaatcgggactgacatgcgggagtgaaatcgtgcgaattcagctgaacttgcacggcttcattcccacagctcagtgtgaacctgggctaaaactgCAAAATGTGATGcaactgtgtatggtagccaatcaacttcagcgtgttcaattaagctttgacaaaaaataaaaacaccttttTGGAAGTTGATTttgatttgcactctccagttgtagtaaatcaaccccatagtgtccagGGACAGACATTGAATCTGGACATTTTTAAAATAGTCGTTTCCCCTTAATCTCTAAATTTTAAGGTGGTCAGAAATGGCTCAGTACTGTAAAAGCAAAGGACTCTACATATTGGAGTGGTTGTAATTGGGCCCATTCAGACCTCTCTCTGTTATTGTGTTAACGCACACTTGCTAACGTGTTCTATTATGGCAGAGCCTGTTTATTTTGGATTGGCTGACCATGAATAACAGACCAaaaatgtgaaatatatatatatatatatatatatatatatataattttttttttttttttcttttttttttcctgatacaGGCACATGCAGTGTTGCTATGCATTTTGACCTGCAGCACATGTGTGAAGCTGCATTGCTTTAGTGAGTTGGTGTGCCATTCAAAATAAAGACACTGCATACAAGCTAGTGCGCTTGATGTGTTGTGGAAATGCATGTGTTAATGAACTGCATTGCAAAGGTGGGTTTCTGCCATTGTGCAGTTTTTAAAACCCAACTGGGTCCTAAAAAGCCATTCAAGCAGTCAGAATTTTATTGCACAGGGTTTGTGGGGTCGtttcgcatgaaaagtcgcactagtgaaaACATAGCCTTAGAAAAAGCAGCACGTTGACTAGTTTTCGTACAtggagcgctttttttttttttttttttttttttcttcttcccccttTTGGTGTATTGTACAATGAGTCTGGACACTAAAAACCTATAAATAGAAACTTTGCATTGTGCATATAGTTCCCCTTTAGCTCCAGATCCAGAAGTAACCTTTTGTTGCAGTTATCTGTAATTGAGCCCCCCTCCCTGAAATCGGCTTATTGTCCTGTTGTACAAACACGCCTGCCATTGTGATGCTACTGTCTCTTATGTGCGGAGCACACCCTCTGTGTCGTCTTTTATCAAAGGCTCCGAAATAAAGGGAGGGGATCTTTACAAGGCTTGGAATTCAGGCTGTCCTTCCAATTTAAGGCTTTCTTATGTCTCGCTGAGCATGTATGTCATAACCGAAGATCTGACATTCATCTTTAATTACCTAGAAGGGGTTTTCATCCAGATTATAGGATGATGGTTTATCCTGTCAGGACTGAAAGTTGCCCAGTCTTGAATCTGATGCTTTCCATGTAACTTGTATCCATTCTTTAGGAATTCCAGATAAGGAAAAGGCAACTGTTTGTCTTGGTAATTGTGTCTCAGCCATTATGGTGGCTCAAAAGAGATCTCCTAAGTGAACACTATTATTAAACACATGAGGTGACTAGCTATTGACGTGTGCTTTTTAGATACGTTTGGGCCTACTACAGAAACGAAAGCCTGCCTCTGACATGAGATTGGATACATTTGGGCCTGTTACAGAAACAGAAGCCTGCCTCTTCACAAGGTTTTCtctgtgctatgaacaaaaaaaaatgaaattaaaatgagCAATTTGGCCCGACAAGGGTTACacttgtatggccagcctaaaggccTGTACTCACGATCCGAAAActgtacgaaaaataccgcttttgaattgaacgtatgataatcggatcgttagtacacagcttttgagagctgatcacaacagttcatccgatgggacaagcatgaaTTTTTCTCGTACgttaccagattgtacgattttattttttgtttcatcgGTACAGTTGCTGTTTGAAACTGTACAAATACACTAcagcacatgacatcacttctgattttttttttattctgtcgtatgagaatttttgtaactttagtaaacttcatgtttgatatgagactagcatgcaaaaaaaaaaaaaaaaagtccaattttcAGATCTTGTGTTCGGGGCTTTAGGCCTCATATGGACACTTTCGCACGCAGTCCCTAGACTGGATTCATAAAGACTGGTGCTAGCAGATTTTGTGGAAGTGTCTTTCATGCATTTTAAAAGTGGTGCAGAATGCGACAAATTTATGTACCTGTCCTTGTATTTGAATTTGGCACacgctgcaccacttttagaaacACGAGACACTTTTGCAAAAAATCTTTCTGTACCGGTTTCTCTCCCTGTGTGCCAAAATATAGTTGGCTTTCACTGGTTCCACTTTTTTAAGATACAAACTGTTGGCTCACAGTTATGACATGgtcctgcaataaaaaaaataataaaggcagcagcacctcctgaatgcctgtcagcCTCTCCTTTACTACCCTCTGAAAAGCAGCCCACTCTGGATTACTTTTTAGAGGGtcgtaagcagggctttttttcagcaggaactagggggaactgagttccaccacctctggctcaggtcttctgctccctgctcaccattatcacttggtaacactgaagtccagcttctgcgtttacatgtgatagcttatctcccagtagctcccacaggtcagatctcctgcgcagatcccactgagtgccggtgtcttgccgagaaagttccctcggcggataagttccccccctgtactgcgcaggcgcagcgcctgcgcagtacgaactactatcagccgccggagatagccgaacgacaaaatctacaatcagctgtacacggcacctgcgccctaggtccaggttccttccccaccatccaagtggacctagagggggaataaaaaagagccgagcaaagcgaggccgtgcccgaagcgtggcgagcggccctcttacaggcgccgtgtacagctgattttcccctattcatcttcAGCTATTTccaccggatcctactgcgcagtaggggggtccttatccgcccagcggaactttctcggcagaacaccggacagggaccagggagatacagaacaggtgtaCCCtaggtggtctccattttttccctggtgaccaattgttgatgctcctactgcatgatctcccttgcaagtgactgtagtatagtatagtatgctgcaacaaaggtaagacatatgacagatggtggagcttttaaggagggggggaagATGAAGGCAGTGGAGGGACTGGTTGTATGCatagggaagagctactatttgatgccattgggcaggtgtgtgtgtgtggcgggcatggttgagttcctgcaccttttctctgggaaaaaaaagccctggtcgtaAGCATTACCACCAGTGTGAGAGATTGAAAGAACCCAAaggcttgctggggggggggtgtaagtggTTGACTAAGGTTAAGGGGGTAGTAAAACCATAACACAGCAGCTGAAGGGGGTTGTGCACATgccatggcaaaacaaaaaaaaaatgatattcccTGTTGCGTCCTCTGTTGACTACAATACTTTCAAGCAaaaggggccactctgcaaaaaaAGTGCAGTGCATAGTGGTGCAtgcttttcagggttaaaacagacGCTGGGGAGGTCACATATTGCTTCCCTGCAGTCTGTCATCAgccctcttaacctccctggcggtatgattattttggattttaggtgctgaaagcggtacaattattttgcatggaaatttggtgttttatattgtaggcctgtaattcttaacaataacacacttagatctgtccaccaagagtctagtagatatcccgggtatgatgaagtttgaaacgcaaaatcataaattataataaataaatataaataattaaaaaaaataataatataataataataaaataaatttccccacgattcactatcgctcaattctgcaagtgttctaatttactatcgctgttttctagctggtctaaagccacttttgacgtaaagggacactttttggttgctatggacaatctcaagtttccaggcagaaagaacagtatatatcatataaaactgcatgcagggcattggacaaagcactggggacaaaagggatgtgaaataatttcatacagtactgtaatctgtaagattacagtactgtatgttatgatttttacgttttttttaatttgccaccaggcttcGCCCCCGTgagtcgcgacgctcgcagggaacggagcctggcacagagaggcttcggaggagacagagcccgcggacacagcgggggacatcgcaggatcctgggcacaaggtaagtaacactgcaccaggatcctacaatgtaatcccaagtgttaccgggattaccgctaatggtgctgaaatttaaccccgagccacactcgggaaaaccgtcagggaggttaaaaaaaaaaaagggatccacCGTGGATTGTTTTGCAGAGGGGGTGGCAAGGGGTTCCCTTCCCAAAGGCTAAAAACACTCACTTGTCTGTACGGTGTCTATGGAGGAGCGGTGTTGTCAGCTTAAGCTGCtgtcctgatttggactacaaatatCTTCCTCTCTACTCGTCTCCATTACATAGGGAGGAGATGTTTTCTATTTACAGAAGATAGCTGGGAATATTGATTGTTTGAGATTTTAACTGAAAATTACAAGGACACTGGAAATCtttgcaggatcaacaggtattattCTGTACCTAGCAAATGGTATTGGcttaaaggggaaaaaacaaaaacaaatgcagccaccatatctaaggactggtaagctgcaatatattacatttttttctcttaAGTCTAGATATCTTTTAACACAATACAGCATGAGCTAGGAACACACaccaatagtaataataataataacatacatgCTGAGACTTGAATAGGTCTTAATAGTTACAATATAGATTTTTCCATAAAGGAGCAACTATTCATGGTTTGCTGCAAAGAGTAGCCCGGATCCAGTAAATATCTGTGCGTTCATGGCCATAGTGGGGTAAGGTTTGAACAACGTGGGTATCTTATTGCTGGCTGTGACCCCAATTCAGggatcaccaggacaggaaatggtAGGATCTCCAAAGGGGTTATTTCCTTTATGGTCATCAGGGCTTAAACCAAGTGGAAGTCTCCTCAGTGGGACAATGGCGGTACTTCTAACCCCACACCAccccaaactggaaaaaaaaaaatacatttggcgGGGTTTCCATTTCTTGTCTAAGTGAAAAATGATTGCTGATGGGTTTCTTTACTTTTCATATTACCATCACTTTGCTGAAAAATCCCACTCAGTGACCAGTTTAGTCACGTTGAAAATAATACGGGGTTGTGTCCGCCAAAGAGAAATGATGCACAGTAGACGGCGTGAGTCACGGCCTCCTCTGTCAGCATCAGGAAGGGCCTCATGTCAGTTGACACACATCAAAAGCTCACTAGAAGATCGAGTAAATTATTCAGACTAGCGGAGAAAGCAAACCGCGGCCATGAATAGTACACTTATATGACGGGTCTGCCTGGGATCAAATGTTCCTACTTTTTCACGAAAGGCTTGTGGGCAAAGTTCACCAACCAATATTCCACTTTACTGGAGTCAGATGAGCAAACTGGTGTGACCCACAGCAACCAATCTGAGTCCACTTTACTGGATTCCGATAACAAAGTGCTGTGACCCATAGCAACCGATCCGATTTCAATACACTGGAGTCCCTCCTgcgaagctattgtgttctccctgggggggggcagagatccaTCCCGGCTAGGAGAACACACTGATtatggctatagctgctggcaataatcgcatcaaAAACCCGACATGCTGGTTGTTCCCAAGCTGTGCGATAGATTGTGTACAGTCAGCCTGCTcatcgctcgattcccccatcaacatggtcAGTGTTAatggagctattgtgttttccCGGTGGAGGGGTGCGAGGAGCTGTCCCCGCTggtaataatcgcatgtaaaacttcgacatgctggttgtacccacgtcagttgatggatcgacttgggtacaatcagcctgaccatagatggtttgaatctcagccagtccctgctgaaccctCTATGGCCAGTTTTAAGTCTCCCCAAAACCCGACGAAAACAATGGCTGaccgggagggattcccccattaacactggaTGTGTCAATGGGGtaatggagcgattttctttcatTGCAGGAAATCAGATTGCATCATATTTGATCTGccttacgccccgtacacacgatcagaaaatcgttcCGAAAATACCGCTttggaagcgatcgtacgataatcggatcgttactacagagctttcaagagccgatcatgccagttcatccgatattattctatcggacatgcaggaaattttttttcggacgattttcgtttaatcagtacagctatcgtttcgaaaatgcaatacagatgcattacaacacatgacatcacttccgaatgttatttctgtcgtgcgggaattttcgtgaccttagtaaactcatcagattcgatctgatatcagcatgcaataaaaacggacgatcattcgtccgataatctcattgtgtgtatggggcattaggcgaGTTTTGctagaaatcattttttttcttgaggtttgggaaaaGGGGTGTAGTCTACATTTCCATAGTTGaaaactgtcccggatttgccagaACAGTCCCACATCTTTGCCTTCTCTcccactgatgctgcatccacggCCTTGTGGTTGGGTGCATAAAGAACagctttttaatgaaaaaaaaatcacaaaatcgaACAGAATTTGCTTGCTGTTGGGGgcatgcatatatattttttttttttggcacattaaagtgtaacttcagctaaaTGCTTTTTATAGTTG
This genomic window contains:
- the BAMBI gene encoding BMP and activin membrane-bound inhibitor homolog; translation: MDRLISIWLQLELCAMAVLLTKGEIRCYCDAPHCVATGYMCKSELNACFSRLLDPQNINSPLTHGCLDSIANTADVCKAKSSENNKSGVSIPKLECCHEDMCNYRGLHDVLSHPKSETSGSGGRYQHESTRNLITKVQELNSSKELWFRAAVIAVPIAGGLILVLLIMLALRMLRSENKRLQDQRQQMLSRLHYSFHGHHSKKGQVAKLDLECMVPVTGHENCCLTCDKMRHTDLGNDKIISLVHWGMYSGHGKLEFV